The Mycolicibacterium mageritense genome contains a region encoding:
- a CDS encoding phosphotransferase family protein, with protein MPEDVQQLPTLNDTDRAAIEQWVRTQRIGSAVTDVTPLTGGTQNIVVRVHVDGRPMVLRRPPLHPRPTSDKTMLREIAVLRTLAGSTVPHPGFIAGCADLDVIGVVFYLMEEVDGFNPGTEVAPAYVADPGLRHDVGLSYAASLADLGNVAWENSELAAIRPPGSFLARQVPQFLKLLESYRHESYSPESLPAVTELAHWLESNRPPDNAPGIMHGDAHLNNVLLRRDTPELAAFIDWEMCTVGDPLLDLGWMLVCWPDDPNPINAGSALAQLGGLARRSELLEAYCGAGGRETAQLDWYVALACFKLGIVIEGTWSRYLAGRASREAGEQLHASAANLIELGTRVTKGDNPFG; from the coding sequence ATGCCCGAGGACGTGCAGCAGCTGCCGACGTTGAACGACACCGACCGCGCCGCGATCGAGCAATGGGTGCGTACCCAGCGGATCGGTTCGGCCGTCACCGATGTCACGCCGCTGACCGGTGGCACGCAGAACATCGTGGTGCGGGTGCATGTCGACGGCCGGCCCATGGTGTTGCGCCGCCCACCCCTGCATCCGCGGCCCACGAGCGACAAGACAATGCTGCGCGAGATCGCGGTGCTGCGCACGCTGGCCGGATCCACCGTCCCGCATCCGGGTTTCATCGCGGGGTGCGCCGACCTCGACGTAATCGGCGTGGTGTTCTACCTCATGGAAGAGGTCGACGGTTTCAACCCGGGTACCGAGGTGGCGCCGGCGTACGTGGCCGATCCGGGTCTGCGGCACGACGTCGGCCTGTCATATGCCGCGAGCCTGGCCGACCTGGGCAACGTCGCGTGGGAGAACAGCGAACTCGCTGCCATCCGGCCGCCGGGATCGTTTCTCGCCCGGCAGGTTCCGCAGTTTCTCAAGTTGTTGGAGAGCTACCGCCACGAGTCCTATTCGCCCGAGTCCCTGCCCGCGGTAACCGAATTGGCGCACTGGCTGGAGTCCAACCGACCGCCGGACAACGCGCCGGGCATCATGCACGGCGACGCACACCTCAACAACGTGCTGCTGCGGCGCGACACCCCGGAGTTGGCGGCCTTCATCGACTGGGAGATGTGCACGGTCGGCGATCCGCTGCTCGACCTGGGCTGGATGCTGGTGTGCTGGCCCGACGACCCCAACCCGATCAACGCCGGGTCGGCGCTCGCGCAGCTCGGCGGGCTCGCGCGGCGCTCCGAGTTGCTCGAGGCCTATTGCGGCGCGGGCGGTCGCGAGACCGCACAGCTGGACTGGTACGTGGCGCTGGCGTGTTTCAAACTCGGCATCGTCATCGAGGGCACGTGGTCGCGGTACCTGGCGGGGCGCGCCAGCCGGGAGGCCGGTGAGCAGTTGCACGCGTCGGCGGCCAACCTGATCGAGCTCGGCACCCGGGTGACCAAGGGCGACAACCCGTTCGGCTGA
- a CDS encoding nitrate ABC transporter substrate-binding protein, whose amino-acid sequence MAAAVFTSACAYTADNADQPTQSAASADGPNLADVCPREIGIQLQWQPQSDMGAVFAMLGPGYRVDTENKSVTGPLMAGGKATGVDLTLKSGGPAIGFQSVTSQLYVDDSAMLGIVHGDQLIAAAAKQPVVGVTPLLKYSPAILMWDPVSHPQWSSVADIGKTDTTVVVSKDQIFPQWMVGKGLLKQSQIDTSYDGAPSRFVGDPTLAQQGFANSEPYTYEFDTPAWNKPVAYGLIKDAGYDIYASNIVVRADRLREFAPCLHRLVPIIQQSGVDYVAAPEATNKKIVDVVAQDPTYSPYTEAEADYSADLLTGKGLLANENSGAFGVYDEARVQRNLDDLRPVLATTGNDVPSDMSAADLFTNEFTDKTIAIG is encoded by the coding sequence ATGGCGGCCGCTGTCTTCACCTCCGCATGCGCGTACACGGCTGACAATGCCGACCAGCCAACACAGTCCGCCGCATCCGCCGACGGCCCGAACCTCGCCGATGTCTGCCCACGCGAGATCGGGATCCAATTGCAGTGGCAGCCGCAATCGGACATGGGTGCGGTCTTCGCGATGCTCGGCCCCGGCTATCGGGTCGATACCGAAAACAAGTCGGTCACGGGGCCTCTCATGGCCGGCGGGAAAGCCACCGGTGTCGACCTGACACTGAAGTCCGGTGGCCCGGCCATCGGGTTCCAGTCGGTGACCTCCCAGCTCTATGTCGATGATTCGGCGATGCTCGGCATCGTCCACGGCGACCAGCTGATCGCGGCCGCGGCCAAGCAACCCGTCGTCGGGGTCACGCCGCTGTTGAAGTACAGTCCCGCGATCCTGATGTGGGATCCGGTGAGCCATCCGCAATGGTCGTCGGTCGCGGATATCGGTAAGACCGACACGACCGTGGTCGTGTCGAAAGACCAGATATTTCCGCAGTGGATGGTGGGCAAGGGACTGCTGAAGCAATCACAAATCGACACCAGCTACGACGGCGCACCGTCGCGTTTCGTCGGCGATCCGACGCTCGCCCAGCAGGGCTTCGCCAACTCCGAGCCCTACACCTATGAGTTCGACACCCCGGCATGGAACAAGCCCGTGGCGTACGGCTTGATCAAGGACGCCGGCTACGACATCTACGCATCCAACATCGTGGTCCGCGCAGACCGGCTCCGGGAGTTCGCGCCCTGCCTGCACAGGCTGGTTCCGATCATCCAGCAGTCCGGTGTCGATTACGTCGCTGCCCCCGAAGCCACCAACAAGAAGATCGTGGATGTGGTGGCCCAGGATCCCACGTACTCGCCATACACCGAGGCCGAGGCCGACTACAGCGCCGACCTGCTCACCGGGAAAGGTCTGCTGGCCAATGAGAACAGCGGAGCGTTCGGCGTCTACGACGAAGCTCGCGTACAGCGCAACCTCGACGACCTCCGCCCCGTGCTGGCCACGACCGGCAACGACGTACCCAGCGACATGTCCGCCGCCGATCTGTTCACCAACGAGTTCACCGACAAAACCATCGCCATCGGCTGA
- a CDS encoding GntR family transcriptional regulator produces MTAPQRTPLNDSVHDALQELIFSGELAPGSALSVPALAARLDVSRTPVREAVQQLIYEGLATHTRNAGARVASLDADAIKGVFQVREVLDGLAAHSATLKAGRATIEQLAKMVQVQREMLDELPDQGRDAALDLQFHTLIRETSANRSLCEALARLDGQAHLYRSDMWVTELNRRLAVTEHERIVAAIEAGDAEGARAAACAHVAGLYVRTCRS; encoded by the coding sequence GTGACGGCACCGCAGCGGACCCCCTTGAACGACTCGGTCCACGATGCACTGCAGGAGTTGATCTTCAGTGGCGAGCTCGCACCGGGCAGCGCGCTGAGCGTGCCCGCACTCGCGGCGCGGCTGGACGTCAGCCGTACTCCGGTGCGCGAAGCCGTCCAGCAGCTCATCTACGAGGGGCTGGCCACCCACACGCGCAACGCGGGCGCTCGGGTCGCCTCGCTGGACGCCGACGCCATCAAAGGCGTGTTCCAGGTGCGCGAGGTGCTCGACGGTCTGGCGGCGCACAGCGCGACGCTGAAGGCCGGTCGCGCGACCATCGAGCAGCTGGCAAAGATGGTGCAGGTTCAACGCGAGATGCTCGACGAGCTGCCCGACCAAGGCCGCGACGCTGCTCTTGACCTCCAGTTCCACACCCTCATTCGGGAGACGTCGGCCAACCGGTCGCTGTGCGAGGCGTTGGCGCGTCTCGACGGCCAGGCGCACCTCTACCGGTCGGACATGTGGGTTACCGAACTCAACCGACGGCTGGCCGTCACCGAGCACGAACGCATCGTGGCAGCCATCGAGGCAGGCGATGCAGAAGGAGCGCGGGCCGCCGCCTGCGCTCATGTCGCCGGGCTCTACGTCCGCACCTGTAGGTCATGA
- a CDS encoding ABC transporter permease yields MARTRSVAGAVAYPVLSLLGALVAWSAVSYGVLPPERRFLLPPPIDVLRNSLLDPASLGPMLSALSVTAQVTAVGFVVAVVVGVGTGILMSQARWIERVIYPYAVVIQVIPILAIVPLIGLWFGYGMAARTLVCVLIAVFPIVTNTHFGIRSVDGGLHELFTLSRASRWDRLTKLELRAALPTILTGITTASGLVVVGAIIGDMFFAKGQPGIGTLLDVYRGRLQSDDLIAAIVLASFFGVLVFGAMRILARFAVGSWHESGRP; encoded by the coding sequence ATGGCACGGACCCGGAGCGTGGCCGGCGCGGTGGCATATCCGGTGCTGTCGCTGCTCGGCGCGTTGGTGGCCTGGTCGGCGGTGAGCTACGGAGTCCTTCCGCCGGAGCGGCGATTCCTGTTGCCGCCACCGATCGATGTCCTGCGCAACTCCCTGCTCGATCCGGCTTCTCTCGGGCCGATGCTGTCGGCATTGTCGGTCACCGCGCAGGTGACGGCCGTCGGTTTCGTCGTGGCTGTCGTCGTGGGCGTCGGCACCGGGATCCTGATGAGTCAGGCCCGTTGGATCGAGCGCGTGATCTACCCATATGCAGTGGTGATCCAGGTGATTCCGATCCTGGCGATCGTCCCGTTGATCGGGCTGTGGTTCGGCTACGGCATGGCGGCCCGAACCCTGGTCTGTGTTCTGATCGCGGTGTTTCCGATCGTCACCAACACCCATTTCGGAATCCGGTCGGTCGACGGGGGCTTGCACGAACTGTTCACGCTGTCGCGCGCGTCGCGCTGGGATCGTCTGACGAAACTCGAACTGCGCGCCGCGCTTCCGACCATCCTGACCGGTATCACCACCGCGTCCGGACTGGTGGTGGTGGGCGCGATCATCGGCGACATGTTCTTCGCCAAAGGACAGCCGGGCATCGGGACGCTGCTCGACGTTTATCGAGGCCGGCTGCAATCCGACGACCTGATCGCTGCGATCGTGCTCGCCTCGTTCTTCGGTGTCCTGGTGTTCGGTGCGATGCGGATCCTGGCCCGGTTCGCCGTCGGCAGCTGGCACGAATCCGGCCGGCCCTGA
- a CDS encoding amidohydrolase family protein translates to MTDMKDQLPKQVSWLRGATLVDGSVVDVELGRADGHGIVTRVMPAAADPPVDDATVDLTGYVLMTAPAEPHAHLDKALSWDVLRPPLTDLPGAIASWRTGSAAFDEDSFRDRAGAAAMAMVRNGTTAVRTHVDILPTGDPLRGVRAVAAVRAHLHDVIDIEIVALLKDYSSVELLYAALDAGADLVGGSPHGTADPQAELARLLDVAERRGVGADLHTDEFLVGDHHTIADYAMRVSGWPEGRIRTASHCTRLGTMSRSELDELLPRIAEAGMGVVTNPITNLYLQGRNHPVGTPRGITAIAALREAGAPVAAGADNVRDPFNPLGRSDALETAALTVIAGHAHPEVAVAMVTDEARRVMGLPAAGPRIGARAELLAVRGAGLLEVLATAPADRVAIHDGAVVSISETRTWTASAKKVIA, encoded by the coding sequence ATGACGGATATGAAGGACCAACTGCCGAAACAGGTTTCGTGGCTGCGCGGGGCCACGCTCGTCGACGGATCGGTCGTCGACGTGGAACTCGGCCGTGCTGACGGCCACGGGATCGTCACCAGGGTCATGCCTGCCGCTGCCGACCCTCCGGTCGACGACGCGACGGTGGACTTGACCGGATACGTCCTCATGACGGCCCCCGCCGAACCACACGCTCATCTGGACAAGGCGTTGTCCTGGGACGTGCTGCGCCCACCGCTCACCGACCTGCCGGGCGCGATCGCGAGCTGGAGAACAGGATCGGCGGCATTCGACGAAGACTCCTTCCGAGATCGGGCTGGCGCCGCGGCAATGGCCATGGTGCGCAACGGAACCACCGCCGTGCGTACCCATGTCGACATCCTGCCCACCGGAGACCCACTGCGCGGCGTGCGTGCCGTGGCCGCCGTCCGGGCACACCTGCATGACGTGATCGACATCGAGATCGTGGCGCTGCTCAAGGACTACTCGAGCGTCGAGCTGTTGTATGCCGCGCTCGATGCGGGCGCTGATCTGGTCGGCGGCTCGCCCCACGGCACGGCCGACCCGCAGGCCGAACTGGCGCGGCTCCTCGATGTCGCCGAGCGCCGCGGCGTCGGCGCCGACCTGCACACCGACGAGTTTCTGGTCGGTGACCACCACACCATCGCCGATTACGCCATGCGGGTCAGCGGCTGGCCCGAAGGCCGGATCCGCACCGCGAGCCACTGCACCCGGTTGGGCACGATGTCGCGGAGTGAGCTCGACGAGTTGCTGCCCCGCATCGCCGAGGCCGGCATGGGGGTGGTGACCAACCCGATCACCAATCTGTACCTGCAGGGGCGCAACCATCCGGTGGGCACGCCGCGCGGAATCACCGCCATCGCCGCGCTGCGTGAGGCCGGGGCGCCGGTCGCGGCCGGTGCCGACAATGTGCGGGATCCGTTCAATCCGTTGGGCCGCAGTGACGCGCTGGAGACCGCGGCACTGACGGTGATCGCCGGCCACGCTCATCCCGAGGTTGCCGTCGCGATGGTGACCGACGAAGCGCGTCGGGTGATGGGACTGCCCGCAGCCGGTCCGCGCATCGGCGCCCGCGCGGAGCTGCTGGCAGTGCGCGGGGCGGGACTGCTCGAGGTGCTCGCCACCGCCCCGGCCGATCGGGTGGCGATCCACGACGGCGCGGTGGTGTCGATCAGCGAAACCCGCACCTGGACGGCGAGTGCGAAGAAAGTGATTGCGTGA
- a CDS encoding isopenicillin N synthase family dioxygenase, translating into MTYDLTELQREVRMGGLGTEREREIRRISLAQLDTRRAEIADELWAAATGIGFFQVVDHGIDLAQVRAAFAMAESFFALPDEVKGRRPKRFNSGWESMTQIRPSVGTPDQKESYQVTLSDMDGLWPTAEELAGFRETMLDFEHRCWVLAMQLLSLFAEKLGFEREFFTHAHDPASPSYQSTLRLLHYFAIPADADLDGMWRAGAHTDFDCLTLLFQRAGQGGLQVCPGKESAEQEWTPIEPSDDAITCNIGDMLMRWSDDLLPSNFHRVRSPGRDEHRGARYSIAFFAQANSEVMIAGPAGKYPPISAKDYLQQRITANFAK; encoded by the coding sequence ATGACCTACGACCTGACCGAACTGCAACGAGAAGTCCGCATGGGCGGTCTCGGCACCGAGCGGGAGCGGGAGATCCGGCGCATCTCGTTGGCCCAGCTCGACACCAGGCGAGCCGAGATCGCCGACGAATTGTGGGCGGCAGCCACCGGCATCGGATTCTTCCAGGTGGTCGACCACGGCATCGACCTTGCGCAGGTGCGGGCCGCGTTCGCGATGGCCGAGTCGTTCTTCGCACTCCCCGACGAGGTCAAGGGACGACGGCCGAAGCGCTTCAACTCGGGCTGGGAGAGCATGACCCAGATCCGGCCCTCGGTGGGGACACCAGATCAGAAGGAGTCGTACCAGGTCACTTTGTCGGACATGGACGGGTTGTGGCCGACTGCCGAGGAGTTGGCCGGCTTCAGGGAGACCATGCTGGATTTCGAACACAGATGCTGGGTTCTTGCGATGCAGCTGCTGTCGCTGTTCGCCGAGAAACTGGGATTCGAGCGCGAGTTCTTCACGCACGCACACGATCCGGCATCACCGAGCTACCAGAGCACGCTGCGGCTGCTGCACTACTTCGCGATCCCGGCCGACGCCGACCTCGACGGGATGTGGCGTGCCGGGGCGCATACCGATTTCGACTGCCTGACACTGCTGTTCCAGCGGGCCGGACAAGGTGGATTGCAGGTGTGCCCTGGCAAGGAGTCTGCCGAGCAGGAGTGGACACCCATCGAGCCGTCAGACGACGCGATCACGTGCAACATCGGCGACATGTTGATGAGGTGGAGCGACGATCTGCTGCCGTCGAACTTTCACCGCGTTCGCAGCCCGGGCCGCGACGAGCACCGTGGCGCGCGGTACAGCATCGCGTTCTTCGCGCAGGCCAACAGCGAGGTGATGATCGCGGGGCCGGCCGGCAAGTACCCCCCGATCAGCGCGAAAGACTATCTCCAGCAACGTATCACGGCGAACTTCGCGAAATAA
- a CDS encoding sulfite exporter TauE/SafE family protein encodes MSFWDVALLVVAGVAGGLTGSIAGLASVATYPALLLIGLPPVTANVTNTVAVVFNGIGSVWGSRPELAGQGEWIKRIIPVAAVGGAVGAALLLCTPAEGFEKVVPILLAVASVAILLPRKEHREARVADHREHIVRVTFEAAAIFAITIYGGYFGAAAGVLLLALLLRAGGATLAHANAGKNVILGVANSVAAVAFTALAPVYWPAVVPLGLGCLIGSRLGPIVVRHAPATPLRVLIGAAGVALAVKLALDAY; translated from the coding sequence ATGAGTTTCTGGGACGTCGCATTGCTCGTGGTCGCCGGGGTCGCGGGCGGGTTGACCGGCAGCATCGCCGGGCTAGCGTCGGTGGCCACCTATCCCGCGCTGCTCCTGATCGGTTTGCCACCGGTGACCGCGAACGTGACCAACACCGTCGCCGTCGTGTTCAACGGCATCGGGTCCGTGTGGGGCTCGCGGCCCGAGCTTGCCGGCCAGGGCGAGTGGATCAAGCGGATCATTCCGGTGGCCGCGGTCGGCGGCGCGGTCGGCGCGGCCCTGCTGCTGTGTACACCTGCCGAAGGCTTCGAGAAGGTCGTGCCCATCCTGCTCGCGGTGGCCTCGGTCGCGATCCTGCTGCCGCGCAAGGAACACCGGGAAGCGCGCGTGGCCGATCACCGCGAGCACATCGTGCGGGTCACGTTCGAAGCCGCGGCCATCTTTGCGATCACGATCTACGGCGGCTATTTCGGCGCGGCGGCCGGTGTGCTGTTGTTGGCGCTGCTGCTGCGCGCCGGTGGCGCCACGCTCGCCCATGCCAACGCGGGCAAGAACGTGATCCTCGGCGTCGCCAACTCCGTGGCCGCGGTGGCCTTCACGGCGCTGGCGCCCGTGTACTGGCCCGCGGTGGTGCCGCTCGGGCTCGGCTGTCTCATCGGGTCACGGCTGGGGCCGATCGTCGTGCGGCACGCCCCGGCGACGCCACTGCGGGTGCTGATCGGCGCGGCCGGGGTCGCGCTGGCCGTCAAGCTCGCGCTCGACGCCTACTGA
- a CDS encoding ABC transporter ATP-binding protein — MQIGDPEVPPNPVRQLADPMRTADASRLTHGQRVVFADVTKSYATGTVALDHVDLAIEHGGFVAVVGPSGCGKSTLLRMAAGLEQPTTGSVALDTDSVGFIFQEPTLLPWRTVRANVELCAELGASSRSETKQRAAEAISTVGLEQFAGQLPSALSGGMKMRVSLARALTLSPQLMLLDEPFGALDEMTRLDMQVELQRLYTQEEFTAMFVTHSVSEAVYLAKRVVVMTARPGRIASVIDVDFPYPRPPELRFDTRFTEYVQRVSGMLHGHV; from the coding sequence ATGCAGATCGGAGACCCAGAAGTGCCCCCGAACCCCGTCCGGCAGTTGGCCGATCCGATGCGCACCGCCGACGCGAGCCGCCTCACCCACGGGCAGCGCGTTGTTTTCGCCGATGTCACCAAGAGCTATGCCACCGGCACCGTCGCGCTCGACCATGTCGATCTCGCGATCGAACACGGCGGCTTCGTCGCAGTCGTCGGGCCATCCGGTTGCGGCAAGTCGACCTTGTTACGGATGGCCGCGGGCCTGGAGCAGCCCACAACAGGCTCCGTCGCGCTCGACACCGACTCGGTCGGCTTCATCTTCCAGGAACCCACTCTGTTGCCGTGGCGCACCGTGCGCGCCAACGTCGAGTTGTGCGCAGAGCTCGGAGCATCGAGCCGATCGGAGACCAAACAGCGTGCTGCAGAGGCTATTTCGACGGTCGGGTTGGAGCAGTTCGCCGGCCAGTTACCGAGCGCGCTGTCCGGAGGCATGAAGATGCGGGTGTCGTTGGCGCGGGCTTTGACGCTTTCGCCACAGCTCATGCTGCTCGACGAGCCGTTCGGTGCGCTCGATGAGATGACCCGGTTGGACATGCAGGTCGAGCTGCAGCGGCTGTACACGCAGGAGGAGTTCACGGCGATGTTCGTCACCCATTCGGTTTCCGAGGCCGTCTACCTGGCCAAGCGGGTTGTGGTGATGACGGCGCGCCCCGGCCGCATCGCGAGCGTCATCGATGTCGACTTCCCTTATCCCAGGCCACCGGAACTGCGTTTCGACACTCGCTTCACCGAGTACGTGCAGCGCGTTTCCGGCATGCTGCACGGGCACGTGTGA
- a CDS encoding isopenicillin N synthase family dioxygenase encodes METPAFEVPVIDVSPYVKGGDAHSDADCARVARAFDAACREPGFMQIVGHGIDTAAITELTDALDEFFGLPISVKKGYRREPATNRGYSPPKSESLSMSLGIAPANQMNDYYEAYTVGTEAAMFPQLGLPELSYAANNWPDAAPGFRSAVNQYFVRAQGLARVLMTVVTDALQLPPGYFDPMIDHSIEVLKMNNFALPEGDSAFSGDLTGMGAHSDFGILTILWADRVPGLQVLDRDGAWHDVMPADGALLLNLGDAMARWTNDRWMSTIHRVDPPVRDGRIERRRSAAFFFDGNHDAVLEALPGTLAPGEIGYEPITVAANIAMKVAGLRTGVAPGATLREAERVAAAGEPR; translated from the coding sequence ATGGAAACACCAGCTTTCGAGGTTCCGGTGATCGATGTCTCGCCGTACGTCAAGGGTGGTGATGCGCATTCGGATGCCGACTGTGCCCGGGTGGCCCGAGCATTCGACGCCGCGTGCCGTGAACCCGGCTTCATGCAGATCGTGGGGCACGGCATCGACACTGCCGCGATCACCGAGCTCACGGATGCGCTAGACGAGTTCTTCGGCCTCCCGATCTCCGTCAAGAAGGGCTACCGCCGGGAGCCGGCCACCAATCGTGGCTACTCCCCGCCGAAAAGCGAATCGTTGAGCATGAGCCTGGGTATCGCCCCGGCCAACCAGATGAACGACTATTACGAGGCCTACACCGTGGGCACCGAGGCGGCCATGTTTCCGCAATTGGGTCTGCCCGAGCTCAGCTACGCGGCCAACAACTGGCCGGACGCGGCGCCCGGATTCCGGTCGGCCGTCAATCAATACTTCGTCCGCGCACAAGGGCTGGCCCGGGTTCTCATGACAGTGGTCACCGATGCGCTGCAGCTTCCGCCCGGATACTTCGACCCGATGATCGACCACTCGATCGAGGTGCTGAAGATGAACAACTTCGCTCTGCCCGAAGGGGATTCCGCGTTCTCCGGAGACCTCACCGGGATGGGCGCACACTCGGACTTCGGCATCTTGACGATACTGTGGGCCGATCGCGTGCCCGGCCTACAGGTGCTCGACCGCGACGGTGCCTGGCACGACGTGATGCCCGCCGACGGTGCCCTGTTGCTGAACCTGGGCGATGCCATGGCGCGGTGGACCAACGACCGGTGGATGTCGACGATTCACCGGGTCGATCCGCCCGTGCGTGACGGCCGCATCGAGCGCAGGCGCTCCGCGGCCTTCTTCTTCGACGGCAATCACGATGCGGTGCTCGAAGCGTTGCCCGGCACGCTGGCCCCGGGCGAGATCGGATACGAACCGATCACCGTGGCCGCCAACATCGCCATGAAGGTGGCAGGCCTGCGCACCGGCGTGGCGCCCGGGGCGACGCTGCGGGAAGCGGAACGCGTTGCGGCAGCGGGTGAGCCGCGGTGA